The following proteins come from a genomic window of Parambassis ranga unplaced genomic scaffold, fParRan2.1 scaffold_184_arrow_ctg1, whole genome shotgun sequence:
- the LOC114429636 gene encoding interferon-inducible GTPase 5-like yields the protein MEEEIKEALQNNEQNLAVEKINAFLEELNNISLNITVTRECGSGKSTFVNAFRGIKNGDEGAAPTGCVETTTEVTAYHHPNYPNVVLWDLPGIGTTNWHPPGFRADKYLDNVGLDKFDFFIIISATRFTENNVKLAREIQKMKKKFYFVRCKIDSDLYNEEQDFKTKFDREKTLMEIRQNCIQNLKAEGLTSPEVFLVSSFKLGKFDFPLLQKTLERQIPRHKRDALLFAMPTINSEIITKKKEVFQSSIKYHALVSAAIAAVPVPDLSFAVDLTLLLRVLKEYILELGLDKSSLERLAASSDVPYDDLRSVIKSPLAAEKITCELILKALTALAGTAVLMAAEEGSRFIPIFGIPVAMGLSFTTTYRALNHFLDVLAEDAQRVFIKALGVDTSV from the exons ATGGAGG AAGAAATTAAAGAAGCCCTGCAGAACAATGAGCAAAACCTAGCTGTAGAAAAGATAAATGCATTTTTGGAGGAGCTGAACAACATTTCACTCAACATCACTGTCACTAGAGAATGTGGCTCTGGTAAATCCACCTTTGTTAATGCCTTCAGAGGCATAAAAAATGGAGATGAGGGAGCTGCTCCCACTGGTTGTGTAGAAACCaccacagaggttacagcataccACCATCCAAACTATCCTAATGTGGTCTTATGGGATCTCCCTGGTATCGGCACCACCAA TTGGCACCCCCCAGGTTTTCGAGCTGATAAGTACCTGGACAATGTTGGACTGGACAAGTttgacttcttcatcatcatctcagccACTCGTTTCACAGAAAACAATGTGAAACTCGCTCGGGAGAttcagaagatgaagaagaagttctACTTTGTCCGCTGCAAGATTGACAGTGATTTATATAATGAAGAGCAGGATTTCAAGACCAAGtttgacagagagaagactctGATGGAAATCAGACAAAACTGCATTCAAA ATCTTAAAGCTGAAGGCCTTACGTCCCCAGAGGTCTTCCTGGTGTCCAGCTTTAAACTCGGTAAGTTCGACTTCCCTCTGTTACAGAAGACATTAGAGAGACAAATCCCCAGACACAAGAGGGACGCTCTGCTGTTTGCCATGCCCACCATCAACTCGGAGATCATCACGAAAAAGAAAGAAGTTTTCCAGTCCAGCATTAAATACCATGCCCTGGTATCTGCAGCAATAGCAGCTGTTCCTGTTCCTGACCTGTCTTTTGCTGTTGATCTAACTCTACTGCTTAGAGTTCTCAAAGAGTATATACTTGAGCTTGGTCTTGATAAGTCGTCACTGGAAAGACTTGCTGCCAGCTCAGATGTGCCATATGATGATTTGAGATCTGTCATTAAATCACCACTGGCTGCAGAAAAAATAACCTGTGAGCTCATCCTGAAGGCGTTGACCGCATTAGCAGGCACAGCTGTGCTCATGGCAGCAGAGGAAGGGTCCAGATTCATTCCAATATTTGGAATTCCAGTAGCAATGGGCCTCTCTTTCACCACAACCTACAGAGCTCTGAATCATTTCCTGGATGTGCTTGCTGAAGATGCACAGAGAGTCTTTATAAAGGCTCTGGGTGTGGACACCTCAGTGTGA